The following coding sequences lie in one Amycolatopsis cihanbeyliensis genomic window:
- a CDS encoding CPBP family intramembrane glutamic endopeptidase, with product MRHRLSAWLAPQRPATPEPIDDPARRRVLIIELIIVFAITLGLSGVRSLLSLVDALLRPEPLGEQRVAINAPQATMDLIDLLKQLLSVVQLLGWGALGAYLLVRGGMRLAEVGLDRRRPGRDLRLGVGLTALIGLPGLALYLVGWQLGLNLAVQPSTLDETWWRPITLTLAAFGNSFAEEMLVVGYLLTRLRQLGSGENSALLIAAVLRGSYHLYQGIGGFVGNLIMGLVFGRVWQRTNRLWPLIVAHTLLDVVAFVGYAFLRDRVTWLP from the coding sequence GTGCGTCATCGCCTGTCCGCCTGGCTCGCCCCGCAGCGGCCCGCCACCCCCGAGCCAATCGACGACCCGGCCCGGCGGCGGGTCCTGATCATCGAACTGATCATCGTTTTCGCGATCACCCTCGGCCTGTCCGGGGTACGCAGCCTGCTGTCACTTGTGGACGCATTGTTACGTCCGGAACCGCTGGGCGAGCAGCGGGTGGCGATCAACGCGCCACAGGCCACGATGGATCTGATCGATCTGCTCAAGCAGTTGCTCAGCGTCGTGCAACTGCTCGGCTGGGGCGCGCTGGGGGCGTACCTGCTGGTGCGCGGCGGCATGCGGCTGGCCGAGGTCGGGCTCGATCGCCGGCGTCCGGGCCGCGATCTCCGCCTTGGCGTCGGCCTGACCGCGCTGATCGGCCTTCCCGGCCTGGCACTGTACCTCGTCGGCTGGCAACTCGGCCTCAACCTCGCGGTACAGCCGTCTACTTTGGACGAGACATGGTGGCGACCGATCACGCTGACACTGGCGGCATTCGGGAACTCCTTCGCCGAGGAAATGCTCGTCGTGGGTTACTTGCTGACCCGGCTGCGCCAGCTCGGCAGCGGGGAGAATTCGGCGTTGCTGATCGCCGCCGTCCTGCGCGGTTCGTATCACCTCTATCAAGGCATCGGTGGATTTGTCGGCAACCTGATAATGGGGCTGGTATTCGGCAGAGTGTGGCAACGCACCAACCGGCTGTGGCCACTGATCGTCGCGCACACCCTGCTCGACGTGGTCGCCTTCGTCGGCTACGCGTTCCTGCGCGACCGGGTCACCTGGCTGCCCTGA
- a CDS encoding cytochrome P450, translated as MFDPGDPAFLADPYPSFSALRREGEVHWHAGLGLAVTVSHAAASAVLRHRGLGRIWTDARPAERFASFNLLHRNSLLESEPPAHTRLRRLVSGAFQRGHVERLRPRVEELAAGMVERLAARIAEDGSADLLDHLAAPLPVEVIAELLDIPPADRRRLVPWSSAIVKMYEYGVPQARRDAAERAATEFAGYLRELAAHRATNPGSDLISHLVAAELTSDEVVATAVLLLMAGHEATVNVLGNGVHALLRHRRQWDRLVADPTLAGTAVEELIRFDSPLQLFERTATTEVEIAGYRVAEGEKIAALLGAAAHDPAAFTEPHVLDITRTPNPHLGFGGGIHYCVGAPLARVEIAAALGALVRRLPTLRPAGTPRRRPEFVIRGLRTFPVTT; from the coding sequence GTGTTCGATCCTGGTGACCCGGCGTTTCTCGCCGATCCGTATCCCAGCTTCTCCGCCTTGCGGCGGGAGGGCGAGGTGCACTGGCACGCCGGCCTCGGCCTGGCGGTGACGGTCTCCCACGCCGCCGCCTCGGCGGTACTGCGGCACCGCGGGCTGGGCCGGATCTGGACCGACGCGCGGCCTGCCGAGCGGTTCGCCTCGTTCAACCTGCTGCATCGCAACTCCCTGCTGGAGAGCGAACCTCCCGCGCACACCCGCCTGCGCAGGCTGGTGTCCGGGGCGTTCCAGCGCGGGCATGTCGAGCGGCTGCGCCCGCGGGTCGAGGAACTCGCGGCCGGCATGGTGGAGCGGCTGGCCGCGCGGATCGCCGAGGACGGCTCCGCCGACCTGCTCGACCATCTCGCGGCCCCGCTGCCGGTCGAGGTGATCGCCGAGTTGCTGGACATTCCTCCCGCCGACCGGCGGCGGCTGGTGCCCTGGTCGAGCGCGATCGTGAAGATGTACGAGTACGGCGTTCCCCAGGCCCGGCGGGACGCCGCCGAGCGGGCGGCCACGGAGTTCGCTGGCTACCTGCGGGAGCTCGCCGCGCACCGGGCGACGAACCCGGGGTCGGACCTGATCAGCCACCTGGTGGCCGCCGAGCTGACCTCGGACGAGGTGGTGGCCACCGCGGTACTCCTGCTGATGGCGGGACACGAGGCGACGGTGAACGTGCTCGGCAACGGGGTGCACGCCCTGCTGCGGCACCGCCGCCAGTGGGACCGGCTGGTCGCCGACCCCACGCTGGCCGGCACGGCCGTCGAGGAGCTGATCCGGTTCGACTCGCCGCTGCAGCTGTTCGAGCGGACCGCCACCACGGAGGTGGAGATCGCAGGCTACCGGGTGGCCGAGGGCGAGAAGATCGCCGCGTTGCTCGGTGCGGCCGCACACGACCCCGCCGCGTTCACCGAGCCGCACGTACTGGACATCACCCGCACCCCGAACCCGCACCTGGGTTTCGGCGGCGGCATCCACTACTGCGTCGGCGCCCCGCTGGCCAGGGTGGAGATCGCCGCGGCGCTGGGGGCACTGGTCCGGCGGCTGCCCACGCTGCGGCCGGCGGGCACCCCGCGGCGGCGCCCGGAGTTCGTCATCCGCGGGCTGCGCACCTTCCCGGTGACCACCTGA
- a CDS encoding DUF952 domain-containing protein, whose product MILHICPAADWAAVPPGGEYRAASLDEVGFIHCSDRGTVHLPANRLFAGRTDLVVLEVDPHGLPVRWEPGDPPAPGDPWFPHVYGPIPRAAVRAVHEFPPGPDGRFRPPEAVTRWAV is encoded by the coding sequence ATGATCCTGCACATCTGCCCGGCCGCCGACTGGGCCGCGGTGCCGCCCGGCGGCGAGTACCGGGCGGCCTCGCTGGACGAGGTCGGCTTCATCCACTGCTCCGACCGGGGGACCGTGCACCTGCCTGCGAACCGGCTGTTCGCCGGGCGCACCGACCTGGTGGTGCTCGAGGTCGACCCGCACGGGTTGCCGGTGCGCTGGGAGCCGGGCGACCCGCCCGCGCCGGGCGATCCCTGGTTCCCGCACGTCTACGGCCCGATCCCGCGGGCCGCGGTGCGCGCCGTGCACGAGTTCCCGCCGGGACCGGACGGCCGGTTCCGCCCGCCCGAAGCCGTCACCCGCTGGGCGGTCTGA
- a CDS encoding IclR family transcriptional regulator yields MSRESSLTLERGLALLQAVADAGGDAATISELAVTIGASRAAVYRLLVPLSERGLVWRDGSKVRLGVGLLRLSGQVLPQLRQAAAPVLRELAEKSGATTHLSVAEGEFAQAVAVVEPSWTNFHVAYRVGNRHPVSQGAAGKAMTLRPGGKEWVATTGELQAGASGVAAPIRGVPGLRASVGVVSMEPLTARTVGPQVVAAAGALAEVLTPAPVRS; encoded by the coding sequence GTGAGCAGGGAGAGCTCGCTGACCCTGGAACGCGGGCTCGCGTTACTGCAAGCGGTGGCCGATGCCGGTGGTGACGCGGCCACCATCTCCGAGCTCGCGGTGACGATCGGGGCGAGCAGGGCCGCGGTGTACCGGCTGCTGGTCCCGCTGTCCGAGCGCGGGCTGGTCTGGCGGGACGGGAGCAAGGTGCGGCTCGGCGTCGGCCTGCTGCGGCTGTCCGGGCAGGTGCTGCCCCAGCTGCGGCAGGCCGCCGCGCCGGTGCTGCGCGAGCTGGCCGAGAAGTCCGGGGCCACCACGCACCTCTCGGTGGCCGAGGGGGAGTTCGCCCAGGCGGTCGCGGTGGTGGAGCCTTCCTGGACGAACTTCCATGTGGCCTACCGGGTGGGTAACAGGCATCCGGTGTCCCAGGGCGCGGCGGGTAAGGCGATGACCCTGCGCCCCGGGGGCAAGGAGTGGGTCGCCACCACCGGCGAGCTGCAGGCGGGCGCCTCCGGCGTCGCGGCCCCGATACGCGGGGTACCGGGGCTGCGCGCCAGTGTCGGAGTGGTGTCCATGGAGCCACTCACCGCGCGCACGGTGGGCCCGCAGGTGGTCGCGGCCGCCGGGGCACTGGCCGAGGTGCTGACCCCTGCCCCGGTACGAAGCTGA
- a CDS encoding ferritin, with protein MAVTKKQPRSKFYELLQGQVHNEFNASQQYVALAVWFDNEDLPRLAKHFYKQSIEERNHALALVQYMMDTDHHVEIPGTGEVRNDFSNAVELLELALAQEKEVAADIKTLAKAARSEDDYQGEQFMQWFLKEQVEEIAQMSTLLNVLKRANGNLFEVEQFLNRESVGDDGDDPTMPPVAGGAL; from the coding sequence ATGGCCGTCACCAAGAAGCAACCGCGTTCGAAGTTCTACGAGCTCCTGCAGGGGCAGGTGCACAACGAGTTCAACGCGTCCCAGCAGTACGTCGCACTCGCGGTGTGGTTCGACAACGAGGACCTGCCGCGGCTCGCCAAGCACTTCTACAAGCAGTCCATTGAGGAACGTAACCACGCACTCGCGCTGGTGCAGTACATGATGGACACCGACCACCACGTGGAGATTCCGGGGACCGGCGAAGTCCGCAACGACTTCTCCAACGCCGTCGAACTGCTCGAGCTCGCGCTGGCTCAGGAGAAGGAGGTCGCCGCGGATATCAAGACGCTGGCCAAGGCCGCCCGCTCCGAGGACGACTACCAGGGCGAGCAGTTCATGCAGTGGTTCCTCAAGGAACAGGTCGAGGAGATCGCCCAGATGTCCACGCTGCTGAACGTGCTCAAGCGCGCGAACGGCAACCTGTTCGAGGTCGAGCAGTTCCTGAACCGCGAGTCGGTGGGCGACGACGGGGACGACCCGACCATGCCGCCGGTCGCGGGCGGCGCCCTGTAG
- a CDS encoding DUF2470 domain-containing protein — protein sequence MVTDTQIRRPPVPQPAERAKTIAARGSGPATLMPSAERAAPADQRVVPVLRHVHASGSVSVLLPDEHPLVHATMRASGGELGVMFELTDLAPVELREPVRGLLWITGWLRRLDERAARARAVSIADTRPDSRLLDVGYGLSVLRLTPASLVLADADGTHSLRPHVFSAAAPDPFLDYEAGWLRHLESTHTDVVEQLARHLPAELRHGRIRPLGLDRFGFRLRVEAEVGDHDVRLAFSKPVETPPQLAMELRKLAGCPFLATAGKPGGHG from the coding sequence GTGGTGACCGATACCCAGATCCGTCGCCCGCCGGTCCCGCAACCGGCCGAGCGGGCAAAGACGATCGCCGCCCGCGGTAGCGGCCCGGCGACCCTGATGCCGTCCGCCGAGCGCGCCGCCCCCGCCGACCAGCGGGTGGTACCGGTACTACGGCACGTCCATGCCAGCGGCAGCGTGAGCGTCCTGCTGCCGGACGAGCACCCGCTGGTGCACGCCACCATGCGGGCTTCCGGCGGTGAGCTCGGGGTGATGTTCGAGCTCACCGACCTCGCCCCGGTCGAGCTGCGGGAGCCGGTGCGCGGCCTGCTCTGGATCACCGGGTGGCTGCGCAGGCTGGACGAGCGCGCCGCGCGGGCGCGGGCGGTTTCCATCGCCGACACCCGGCCGGACTCCCGGCTGCTCGATGTCGGGTACGGACTCAGCGTGCTCCGACTCACCCCGGCCTCGCTGGTGCTGGCCGACGCGGACGGCACGCACTCGCTGCGCCCGCACGTGTTCAGCGCCGCGGCCCCGGATCCCTTCCTCGACTACGAGGCAGGGTGGCTGCGGCATCTGGAGAGCACGCATACCGACGTGGTCGAGCAACTGGCCCGGCACCTGCCTGCGGAACTGCGGCACGGTCGCATCCGGCCGCTCGGCTTGGACCGGTTCGGCTTCCGGCTCCGGGTCGAGGCCGAGGTCGGCGACCACGACGTGCGACTGGCCTTCAGCAAACCGGTCGAGACACCGCCACAGCTGGCCATGGAGCTGCGCAAGCTGGCCGGCTGCCCGTTCCTCGCCACGGCCGGAAAGCCGGGCGGGCACGGCTGA
- a CDS encoding DUF5926 family protein, which produces MGKGARKKGPKADRKQKKVRDVFVAQPFEGLAAEPELIALREFVPSATARLSLIDSPDRTVTMGTVLPMAAAAFVRNDGEVFVGMQVQTRSSDISRDLGRSLRWALRAETGDVLSAPDTTGEPADGERLQDLLVAGAQLEVELHQDFSWWLPEDTEATGDVALSLERANAAIMPTERLGNGLYWVDAGDKAHLRWVRPEPEGRLLQALARLSANGEIGLGEGTRYAGSFRAHGLLVPVWDLDAEAHAREWAEPAEQLGSRLDAALASLEDEPLNATERRARDGLLGRQLTLR; this is translated from the coding sequence ATGGGTAAGGGCGCCCGCAAAAAGGGGCCGAAGGCCGACCGCAAGCAGAAGAAGGTGCGCGACGTCTTCGTGGCGCAGCCGTTCGAGGGTCTTGCCGCGGAGCCCGAGCTGATCGCGCTGCGCGAGTTCGTGCCGTCCGCGACCGCCCGTCTGTCCCTTATCGACAGTCCGGATAGGACTGTCACGATGGGGACCGTGCTGCCGATGGCCGCGGCCGCGTTCGTCCGCAACGACGGCGAGGTCTTCGTCGGTATGCAGGTGCAGACCCGTTCCTCGGACATCAGCAGGGACCTCGGTCGCTCGCTGCGCTGGGCGCTGCGGGCGGAGACCGGCGACGTGCTCAGCGCACCGGACACCACCGGCGAACCGGCCGATGGTGAGCGGCTGCAGGACCTCCTGGTCGCCGGCGCGCAGCTGGAGGTCGAGCTGCACCAGGACTTCTCCTGGTGGCTGCCGGAGGACACCGAGGCAACCGGGGACGTCGCGCTGTCCCTCGAGCGGGCCAACGCGGCGATCATGCCGACCGAACGGCTCGGGAACGGGCTGTACTGGGTGGACGCCGGGGACAAGGCGCACCTGCGCTGGGTGCGGCCGGAACCGGAGGGCCGGCTGCTGCAGGCGCTGGCCCGGCTGTCCGCGAACGGCGAGATCGGGCTCGGCGAGGGTACCCGCTACGCAGGGTCGTTCCGCGCGCACGGCCTGCTGGTGCCGGTGTGGGACCTCGACGCCGAGGCGCACGCGCGGGAGTGGGCCGAGCCAGCCGAGCAGCTCGGCTCCCGGCTGGACGCGGCGCTGGCCTCGTTGGAGGACGAGCCGCTGAACGCCACCGAGCGGCGCGCCAGGGACGGGCTGCTCGGCAGGCAGCTCACTCTGCGATGA
- a CDS encoding SigE family RNA polymerase sigma factor: MPGEFTDFGEFVEASLPGLLRYGHALTGNPHDAADLVQTVLEKIGSRWTHVQRKTGDPLAYIRRSMANAHISRWRRVRKENLVAELPESQSFTPADPFEHEPLWQALRTLPPRQRAVIVLRYYEELSEAEIAESLGVSQGTVKSQASKAIASLRTKLQAEEEPPAAGDTARKGRESEFD; encoded by the coding sequence GTGCCTGGCGAGTTCACGGACTTCGGCGAGTTCGTGGAAGCCAGCCTGCCCGGACTGCTGCGGTACGGCCATGCGCTGACCGGCAATCCGCACGACGCCGCCGACCTGGTGCAGACCGTGCTGGAAAAGATCGGTTCCCGCTGGACACACGTCCAGCGCAAGACCGGTGACCCGCTCGCCTACATCCGGCGCTCCATGGCCAACGCGCATATCAGCAGGTGGCGCCGGGTGCGCAAGGAGAACCTGGTCGCGGAGCTGCCCGAGTCGCAGTCGTTCACCCCGGCCGACCCGTTCGAGCACGAACCGTTGTGGCAGGCATTACGCACCCTCCCGCCGAGGCAACGTGCGGTCATCGTGCTGCGTTACTACGAAGAACTGTCCGAGGCGGAGATCGCGGAGTCCCTCGGTGTCAGCCAGGGCACCGTGAAGAGCCAGGCAAGTAAGGCGATTGCCTCGTTGCGCACGAAGCTGCAGGCCGAGGAAGAGCCACCGGCCGCTGGGGATACAGCGCGCAAGGGGAGGGAAAGTGAGTTCGACTGA
- a CDS encoding homogentisate 1,2-dioxygenase codes for MPFYRRVGETPPKRHTQFRSPQGSLYAEELMGVEGFSADSSLLYHRNLPTAIVDAVAVPDERGPLLPNHPLKPRSFRTQDLKFGAAADAVTDRRRLFGNADVTICFAAATADSPLYRNAAGDELCYVQGGAGTVETVYGALDVAEGDYLVIPTSCTYRVRPRGELRMLILEARGHIGPPKRYLSARGQFLEHSPYCERDLRGPTEPLLAEGTDVQVLVRHRAGLTRYTYANHPFDVVGWDGCLYPWVFNIDDFEPITGRIHQPPPVHQTFEGPNFVVCSFCPRKVDYHPDSIPVPYNHANVDSDELMFYVRGNYEARKGSGIGIGSLSLHPSGFTHGPQPGAAEASIGAEFFDETAVMVDTFAPLDLGEAAEAAEDPGYAWTWSGRGPGS; via the coding sequence ATGCCGTTCTATCGCCGGGTCGGCGAGACCCCACCGAAACGGCACACGCAGTTCCGCTCGCCACAGGGCAGCCTGTACGCCGAGGAGTTGATGGGCGTCGAGGGCTTCTCCGCGGACTCGTCGTTGCTCTACCACCGCAACCTGCCCACCGCGATCGTGGACGCCGTGGCCGTGCCGGACGAGCGCGGACCGCTGCTGCCCAACCACCCGCTCAAGCCACGCAGCTTCCGCACCCAGGACCTGAAGTTCGGTGCGGCGGCCGACGCGGTGACCGACCGCAGGCGGCTGTTCGGCAACGCGGACGTGACCATCTGCTTCGCCGCCGCCACCGCGGACAGCCCGCTGTACCGCAACGCGGCCGGCGACGAGCTGTGCTACGTGCAGGGCGGCGCGGGCACCGTGGAGACCGTCTACGGCGCACTGGACGTGGCGGAGGGCGACTACCTGGTCATCCCGACCTCGTGCACCTACCGGGTGCGGCCGCGGGGCGAGCTGCGGATGCTGATCCTGGAGGCGCGCGGGCACATCGGGCCGCCGAAGCGCTACCTTTCGGCCCGCGGCCAGTTCCTCGAGCACTCGCCGTACTGCGAGCGCGACCTGCGCGGGCCGACCGAGCCGTTGCTGGCCGAGGGCACCGATGTGCAGGTGCTGGTCCGGCACCGGGCGGGGCTGACCCGCTACACCTACGCCAACCACCCCTTCGACGTGGTCGGCTGGGACGGCTGCCTGTACCCGTGGGTCTTCAATATCGACGATTTCGAACCGATCACCGGGCGGATCCACCAGCCGCCGCCCGTGCACCAGACCTTCGAGGGTCCGAACTTCGTGGTCTGCTCCTTCTGCCCGCGCAAGGTCGACTACCACCCGGACTCGATCCCGGTGCCGTACAACCACGCCAACGTCGACTCCGACGAGCTGATGTTCTACGTGCGCGGCAACTACGAGGCGCGCAAGGGTTCCGGGATCGGCATCGGGTCACTGTCCCTGCATCCCTCCGGCTTCACCCACGGGCCGCAGCCCGGGGCCGCGGAGGCGTCCATCGGCGCGGAGTTCTTCGACGAGACAGCGGTGATGGTGGACACCTTCGCGCCGCTGGACCTCGGCGAGGCGGCCGAGGCCGCCGAGGATCCCGGCTACGCCTGGACCTGGTCCGGCCGCGGCCCCGGTTCCTGA
- a CDS encoding LysE family translocator produces MTSWAQLVPFGGVVLLGAISPGPDFAVVLRHSALSGRRAGTATALGITAGILVWSVVAAFGVAGLLAASAAAFTVVKLAGAAYLVFLGAKALLAARRGGGSLPWQPVPDAIGAGRAFRQGLLCNVLNPKCAVFFVALLPQFLPAAPTLADTALLSAIPVLCTALWFLVVANVVGAMRRLFSTSRVRRTLDAVTGALLVALGLRLALQARP; encoded by the coding sequence ATGACCTCCTGGGCTCAACTCGTCCCGTTCGGCGGAGTCGTGCTGCTCGGCGCCATCTCGCCGGGGCCGGACTTCGCCGTGGTCCTGCGGCACTCGGCCCTCTCCGGCCGGCGCGCGGGCACCGCGACGGCGCTGGGCATCACGGCGGGCATCCTGGTCTGGTCGGTGGTGGCCGCGTTCGGGGTCGCCGGGTTGCTCGCCGCCTCCGCCGCCGCGTTCACCGTGGTGAAGCTCGCCGGTGCGGCCTACCTGGTCTTCCTGGGGGCGAAGGCGTTGCTCGCCGCCCGCCGTGGCGGCGGGAGCCTGCCGTGGCAGCCCGTGCCGGACGCCATCGGCGCGGGCAGGGCCTTCCGGCAGGGTCTGCTGTGCAACGTGCTGAACCCCAAGTGCGCGGTGTTCTTCGTGGCACTGCTGCCGCAGTTCCTGCCGGCCGCCCCCACCCTCGCCGACACCGCGCTGCTGTCCGCGATCCCGGTCCTGTGCACCGCGCTGTGGTTCCTGGTGGTCGCCAACGTGGTCGGCGCGATGCGCAGGTTGTTCAGCACATCCCGGGTGCGCAGGACGCTGGACGCGGTGACCGGCGCCCTGCTGGTCGCGCTCGGCCTGCGGCTCGCGCTGCAGGCCCGCCCGTAG
- a CDS encoding BCCT family transporter: MATTSDTGAPVPSSPKKKWTDTIAPRVFWPAASIITAFVLFTVLFPTTMGDAFDAIQGTIVGTFSWYYLLIVSGFVVFAIWIGIGHFGDIKLAPKDEEPEFKLKSWFAMLFAAGMGIGLVFWGVAEPLNHYAGIPNRASGIGAMDEQGAQDSIVQTFLHWGLHPWAIYVVVGVAIAYAIHRKQRPVSIRWALEPLLGNRVKGWIGDVIDIAAIVGTLFGVATSLGLGVSQIASGLDFMGLVSNPGNWTKIILIGAITTLAIVSVVTGLKKGIKILSNTNMGLAALLLLFVLVTGPTLFLFRELVQSIGDYFQNMFQLSFNATALQGEDGTEWQGWWTAFYWGWWISWAPFVGVFIARISRGRTVREFVAGVLIVPTVVTFLWFTVFGGTALHRQLFGEGGLVGGDGSVDTEGSLFGMLDGLPGGSVVVAGAVILIALFFVTSSDSGSLVVDMLASGGDPEPPRWSRVFWATAEGLVAIALLLAGGLQALKIAAIVIALPFSVVMLGMCVSIWRDFSAERRTQVRIQRRLQRDELTEHVSQSLIDEGLVEPNGDESSGDETSGDESKNPSTAGGKT; the protein is encoded by the coding sequence GTGGCGACAACATCGGATACTGGGGCCCCGGTGCCATCCAGTCCGAAGAAAAAATGGACGGACACGATCGCGCCGAGGGTATTTTGGCCCGCAGCGAGCATCATCACTGCGTTCGTGCTGTTCACAGTGCTCTTTCCGACCACCATGGGCGATGCCTTCGACGCCATCCAGGGCACGATCGTCGGTACCTTCAGCTGGTACTACCTGCTCATCGTGTCCGGCTTCGTGGTCTTCGCGATCTGGATCGGTATCGGGCACTTCGGTGACATCAAGCTGGCTCCCAAGGACGAGGAGCCGGAGTTCAAGCTCAAGTCGTGGTTCGCGATGCTGTTCGCGGCCGGCATGGGTATCGGCCTGGTGTTCTGGGGCGTGGCCGAGCCGCTGAACCATTACGCCGGGATCCCGAACAGGGCCTCCGGAATCGGGGCCATGGACGAGCAGGGTGCGCAGGACTCGATCGTCCAGACCTTCCTGCACTGGGGCCTGCACCCGTGGGCGATCTACGTCGTGGTCGGCGTGGCGATCGCCTACGCCATCCACCGCAAGCAGCGGCCGGTCTCCATCCGCTGGGCGCTGGAGCCACTGCTGGGCAACCGGGTCAAGGGCTGGATCGGCGACGTCATCGACATCGCGGCCATCGTCGGCACGCTGTTCGGCGTGGCTACCTCGCTGGGGCTCGGCGTGTCGCAGATCGCGTCCGGCCTCGACTTCATGGGGCTGGTCAGCAACCCGGGCAACTGGACCAAGATCATCCTGATCGGCGCCATCACCACCCTGGCGATCGTGTCGGTGGTCACCGGGCTGAAGAAGGGCATCAAGATCCTTTCGAACACCAACATGGGCCTCGCCGCGCTCCTGTTGCTGTTCGTGCTCGTCACCGGCCCGACGCTGTTCCTCTTCCGCGAGCTGGTGCAGTCCATCGGGGACTACTTCCAGAACATGTTCCAGCTCAGCTTCAACGCCACCGCGCTGCAGGGCGAGGACGGCACCGAGTGGCAGGGCTGGTGGACCGCCTTCTACTGGGGCTGGTGGATTTCCTGGGCGCCCTTCGTCGGCGTGTTCATCGCGCGGATCTCCCGTGGCCGCACGGTGCGCGAGTTCGTCGCCGGGGTGCTGATCGTGCCCACCGTGGTCACCTTCCTGTGGTTCACCGTCTTCGGCGGCACCGCGCTGCACCGGCAGCTGTTCGGTGAGGGTGGTCTGGTCGGCGGAGACGGGTCGGTGGACACCGAGGGGTCGCTGTTCGGCATGCTCGACGGGCTGCCCGGTGGCTCCGTTGTGGTGGCCGGTGCGGTCATCCTGATCGCCCTGTTCTTCGTCACCTCCTCGGACTCCGGTTCGCTGGTGGTGGACATGCTCGCCTCCGGCGGCGACCCGGAGCCGCCGCGCTGGAGCCGGGTGTTCTGGGCAACGGCGGAGGGGCTGGTGGCGATCGCGCTGCTGCTGGCCGGCGGGCTGCAGGCGCTGAAGATCGCGGCGATCGTGATCGCCCTACCGTTCAGCGTGGTGATGCTCGGTATGTGCGTGTCGATCTGGCGAGATTTCAGTGCAGAACGGCGAACACAGGTCCGCATCCAACGCAGGCTGCAACGGGACGAACTCACCGAGCATGTCTCGCAGAGCCTGATCGACGAAGGGTTGGTCGAGCCGAACGGCGACGAGTCGAGCGGCGACGAGACGAGCGGCGACGAGTCGAAGAACCCGTCCACCGCGGGCGGTAAGACCTAG
- a CDS encoding arginine deiminase — translation MNQANSPRVDSEVGPLRSVLLHRPGAELKRLTPRNNDQLLFDSIPWVGRAQEEHDAFAEVLRGHGVEVLLLSELLRATLEDPRAHAAGVHAAVDGRRLGGDLADSLRSHLSGVPAGVLAEVLMAGMTFEELPAAEGTSLVRKMNHPYDFAVDPLPNLLFTRDSSAWIADRVAISSLAMPARNRETALLDLVYAYHPRFLGTVRAYGAHSAPIEGGDILLLAPGVLAVGVGERTSAAGAEALARSAFADDIAHTVLAVPIAQARATMHLDTVCTMVGADAVVMYPLARESLVAYTLRPDEADGGKEALRVDGPRPFLTAAAEAMGIDRLRVIDTGLDPVTAEREQWDDGNNTLAVAPGVVVGYERNIETNARLEQAGIEVLRIAGSELGSGRGGPRCMSCPIARAPLPEKLAFPN, via the coding sequence GTGAACCAAGCGAACTCCCCCCGAGTGGACAGCGAGGTCGGCCCCCTGCGTTCGGTGCTGCTGCACCGGCCGGGCGCCGAGCTCAAACGGCTGACCCCGCGCAACAACGACCAGCTGCTCTTCGACTCCATCCCGTGGGTGGGCCGCGCCCAGGAGGAACACGACGCGTTCGCCGAGGTGCTGCGCGGGCACGGCGTGGAGGTACTGCTGCTGTCCGAGCTGCTGCGCGCCACCCTGGAGGACCCGCGGGCACATGCGGCCGGGGTGCACGCGGCGGTGGACGGCAGGCGACTGGGCGGCGACCTCGCCGACTCGCTGCGCTCGCACCTGTCCGGCGTACCGGCGGGCGTGCTGGCCGAGGTGCTGATGGCGGGCATGACCTTCGAGGAGCTGCCGGCCGCGGAGGGCACCTCGCTGGTGCGGAAGATGAACCACCCCTACGACTTCGCCGTGGACCCGCTGCCGAACCTGCTGTTCACCAGGGACTCCTCGGCGTGGATCGCGGACAGGGTAGCGATCTCCTCGCTGGCCATGCCCGCCCGCAACCGGGAGACCGCGTTGCTGGACCTCGTCTACGCCTACCACCCACGGTTCCTCGGCACGGTGCGCGCCTACGGCGCCCACTCCGCCCCCATCGAGGGCGGCGACATCCTGCTGCTCGCCCCCGGCGTGCTGGCCGTCGGCGTCGGCGAGCGCACCTCGGCCGCGGGCGCGGAGGCGCTGGCCAGGTCGGCCTTCGCCGACGACATCGCGCACACCGTGCTGGCCGTGCCGATCGCGCAGGCCAGGGCGACCATGCACCTGGACACCGTGTGCACCATGGTCGGTGCCGACGCGGTGGTGATGTACCCGCTGGCCAGGGAGTCACTGGTGGCCTACACGCTGCGCCCGGACGAGGCGGACGGCGGCAAGGAGGCCCTGCGGGTGGACGGCCCCCGACCGTTCCTCACCGCCGCGGCCGAGGCGATGGGCATCGACCGCCTGCGGGTGATCGACACCGGGCTCGACCCGGTCACCGCCGAGCGGGAGCAGTGGGACGACGGCAACAACACCCTCGCCGTCGCTCCCGGTGTGGTCGTGGGCTACGAGCGCAACATCGAGACGAACGCCCGGCTGGAGCAAGCCGGGATCGAGGTACTGCGGATCGCCGGGTCCGAGCTCGGCTCCGGCCGGGGCGGTCCCCGCTGCATGTCCTGCCCGATCGCCAGGGCGCCGCTCCCCGAGAAGTTAGCCTTTCCTAATTAA